The nucleotide sequence TTGAACGGGACAAACCTATTCGAGATTTCCGGATTTAAACCGGACTTTATGGTGATCTTCGTCCTGTTTTTTGCTCTTAGAAGAGGAACAATGGCCGGGATCTGGATCGGATTTTTCGGCGGATTACTTTCCGATTCGGGCTTAGGTGGAGAAATTGTAGGGAATGTGGTCACATACAAAATAGGACTTCACTCTCTTACATTCTGTATCATGGGATATATTGTAGGAAAGTTCGCAAGACCCGCCTATCATGAAAATCAGATTTCCATAATGTTGTACTCTCTGGTAGTGACTTTGATCTCCAGGATTGCGTCTTACTTTTTATTCTCCTTATTCTTTCACGAAAATTTAAACTACTCCATCATCAGTACCTCTATTTTTAACGGTGCCATCGCACCTATATTCTTCTGGGTACTCGGAAAATTGTACAGATTGGAGCAGGCGGAAGGCTAAAATGTTGGGGGGAGGAGGATCTTCTTCAGCCACAGAGTTTAGACTGGAGCGCAGTTTCAGGCTAAGACTATACATGTTCTCCGGACTTGTCGCATTCGCGTTAATCGCATTCGTGATCCAGTTATTTAATCTTCAGATCGTACAAGGAACGGATAACTCTTTAAAAGCGGAGAAGTTCGTCCGAAAAAGTGAAACAATTCCTGCTGCCAGGGGAGAAATGTTCGATCGGAACTTTCTTACTCCTGAAACTTCGATGGCACTTGTTTCCAATTATTCCAGTTTGGATGCGGTATTAAACACTTCGATTCTCAAATACGATCCGGTTAGGGTTAAGAATTTTTTACAGGAATTCGCGAGAACTCTTTCTATCCCGATGTCCTATTACGAAGAGGACTTGCTCGAGCCCAAATTTTCCAAAAAGATCAAAACCAAAAAACCTTTTGTTCTTTTAGAGGCTATTTCCAAGGCTCAACAAGAACGTATATCAGTTTTTGATAATATATCTAAGTATGTGATCTTGGTTCCTTCTCCCAGAAGGATTTATAAAATGGGTCCTGCACTTGCTCATGTGACCGGATATATAGGTAAGCCGAGTAAAACAGACCTTCTTACCCGTGAAATTAAATCCTACCAATGGCTCGGAAAAGATGGGTTGGAGCTCCAATATGACTCGCGACTCAGAGGAACGGACGGATTTCGTATCCAAAAAAGAAGTTCCGAAGGAAATATTGAAGAAGAAAGGGTAGTGGAACATTCTACTCCAGGAAATAACCTCGTACTTACTATAGACAAAGATATTCAACTTGCTGCATACAAAGCCTTAAAAGGGGCCAGAGGAACCGCAATCGCAATGCGTCCTTCCACCGGAGAGATTTTGGCTATGGCTTCCAATCCAAGTTATGATCCGAATGTTCTCTCCGGAAAAAGCAGATCGGAAAGGACTGCTCATTATAAGAGAGTGGATGCGAACGGTGGATTTTTAAATCTTGCGATCCAATCTAAATTTCCTCCGGCTTCCACGTACAAAACGTTAGTTGCACTTGCTGCTTTGGAAAGCGGTCATAAGGTGGATTATACTCCTGAAACCAGCTACCAATGTAATGGTAGTTATACTTTAAAATCCACATTCGCTGGAGTTCCCGATCAAGTATTCTATTGTTGGGAGAAGGGAGGACATGGCACGAATGACCTGGCTCATGCTCTTCAAAAATCATGTTCCGTATATTTTTATAACCTAGGATACAAACTTGGTTCCGATCCTATCTTGACCTATTCTCGTTTATTCTTATTGGATCAAAAATCCAAGGTGGATCTTCCGGGAGAGATTGCAGGCCAGGTTCCTTCTCCTGCATGGAAAAAAAGAATTTATGGAACTAGATGGTTTGATGGAGATACGATCAACCTTTCTATCGGACAGGGATTCATGTCCGTTACTCCTCTTTCTATGACATTATTTTATGCAGGGTTATTGAATAGAGGGCAGATCTATCAACCTTATATAGTTAATGAAATCAGAGATCCGTTGGATAATTCGATCATTAATCGTACGGATCCTCAGAGACTGAGTGATATTCCGATCCAATCTTCTACCGTAGAAGCGATTAAAACAGGACTTAGATTGGTAGTAAAGAATGGAACTGCCGCTTTCGTATTAAATAAACCAGGACTTCCCGATATTGCAGGAAAAACAGGAACTGCCCAAACAAGAAGAAGGGGATCTTCCGGTTCCAACCATGCTTGGTTCATTGGATACGCTCCTGCAAATGCACCTGTCAGCGAACAAGTATTAGTCGCCGTATTCGTGGAATATGGAGTGGGTGGAGCGGCGGGAGCAGCGCCTGTTGCAAGAGAAATGTTTAGAGCGGCTTTCCCTCCTGGAAGTTTTAAGAGAACTGCGGAGATACCTGAAACGGCTCCTGTAGCACCGGAGAATATACAATGATGTCGGATCGTTCCATAGATAGGATTGACTACTTTTTGGTAGGCTCGGTCATCATAGTTGTGATTTGCAGCGTTCTCACATTATATTCTCAAGAATATAATTTTGACGATCCGAGTATCGGACTCATGGGCCATAAATGGTTCAAACAGTTCTTATTCTTTCTCGGCGGTTTAGTGATCATGTGGTTCGTATCTCGTATCAATTATCAATTGATCGGAGCTTACGCATTATTCGTGTATGGATTCGCTATACTATTACTCGGGCTCACGCTCATTAAATGGATTGGTTATCTTCCTTCCAGTAGGGGGGCAAGATCTTGGATTAAGATCGGACCGTTCCTGTTACAAGCATCCGAGTTTGCAAAACTTGCAACTGTGATCTTACTCGGTCAGTATCTAGTATTAAAAGAAAAAGAAATGAAGAAGTTAGTCGTACTAGTGATCCCATTTGGGATCGTACTTCTTCCTATGGCTTTGATACTTTTACAGCCTGACTTCGGGACTGCAGTTTCCTTCTTACCTATTTTATTCACCATGTTGTTTTTGGGAGGAGCCGACTATTTCCATATCGGTTCCTTCATCACATTCGGAGGGATCTCTCTCGTTCTTCCTATGTATGTGGAATATTCTAAACTTACATTACTGAATGATATTCTCGCATTCTTGCAAAGGACTGGAAAAACGGACCTTCTATCCGTAGTAAACCGATTGGGCGGAAAAACCTGGCAGGTGTTGGACGGGAAAGAGGTCGCCGGGGCCAACCTGACTCCCAAAACAATCGCTGCACTACGAGAAGTTTTCGATCAAGTAATCGACTTAGAAGCGAGTTTCGTATTTAAAATACTCTCCAACCAAGGATTATTGATCGGAGTAGGTGCAACTCTTATCATATTCAGTATAATCATGATCTTACTCAGGATCGCCAGAGGAAGTAAAACATTACGTTCTTATTATATTCCTTTGGGAATCCTCGGGATCAGTTTGATTTCTGCGGTAGTCGTGATGAAAACCGTTCCTTTCCGGGAAAACCAGGTCATTCGATTGACAGCATTTTTGAATCCTGATGAGTTCAAACAAGACGCAGGATACCAACTTAGAGCATCTAAACCTGCGGTTGGATCCGGAAAATTAGTCGGAAAAGGATTTTTAAATGCGGAAATGACGGAAGGAAAAATCCCTCATGTTCCTGAATCCAGCACAGACTTTATATTTGCTTCCTGGGCGGAACAAACCGGATTTATAGGTTCGGTATTTTTGCTCTTCTTCTTATTCTCCATTCCGCTTAGAGGACTGCAGATCAGTTATGAAAGTAAGGATAGATTCGGATCATTGCTTGCATCCGGGATTGTTGCGATGTTATTCTATCATATGGCAATTAATATAGGGATCGTTCTTGGATTATTGCCGGTGACAGGGATTCCTCTATCCTTCATGAGTTATGGCGGTTCTCACTTGCTTATGTCCATGGCAGCGGTCGGGATCATTCTATCTATCAAGATGAGAAAACACGCAAACTGAAGTTTCTTATCGGTAAAATGGCTGACTTAGCAAAAAAGCCTGCCGATATTCTATCATAAGCCGGCATGGAAAGAGTAAAAGATTCCAGATTTCTATTCGATCTGAAAAGAAAATTCCGCTATATCTTGGAAGAAGTGGAGAAAAACACGTACGACCAAGATTCGGAAGTGAGAGAATTGGAAACACTTTGGGAAGAGATGTTTGATGTCGCTTCTCGCAATGATACTCCGTATTTTAAAGCTAGACTTTCCAATCTAAAAAGACAGCTGGACGGCTTTGTTAGGAACAAGGCTTACGAAAAACAAGAATTCGATCGGATCTATAGACAATTAGAGAAGATTCGCAAAGACGATACCGTAGAATTTTTAGATGAATCCATGCGTTCTACCTTGGGAAGGATCGCAGAAAATACCAATCGAGTAGCGGCTAACGTATCCGGCTCAGGAACAGAGCCGGGCTCTCTGAATGGAATTCCGTTACTTCTTACTTTCAGATGTGGCACAGTCCATTTTATCGTTAAATCCGGACCTAAAAAAATATTCAAAAACGTACATAGAAACAAGGACAAGGTTCTCTACGAAGGAAAAAAATATCCTATCTTCCCAAGTAGATCCATTTATTTTTCCTGGGAAGGAGAAAGTAGAGCCTGGGAAACGGAACCTGGGTCCTTACTCATGATCCGTTATCCGGAAGGGAATCGATTCTTTAGATGTGACGCATTAGGTGATACTTTCCGGATCCCAGAAGATACCTTTAAAAGAAGATTACAACCAACGGATAAACAATCTTCCGAGATCCGTTATTATTTCCGTAAAGCCGGAATTCGGTACTATTATATTCCCCAAAAAGGGGAGTAAAAAATCTTCCAGAGATGATCTATAAAAGTGATTCTTTGATCTTCAAAAAAATATAGATTTAGAATATGGAAATAATATGAAGTTTTCCTTACCGAGTATTCTACTTTTATTATCCTTTTGTATAAGTAACTGTGTTTTCACTATCGGAGATGGGTACAAAGAGTCTGTTAAAAAGTATTCCGATTTATCCGATTTTAGGACAAACAAAATATATTTAAGCGTATCTGATGAATATAGCCGTCAGGTAGAGGAAATTAAAAGCAAATCAGGAAGTATCGAGAGGATTACTCGTCTTCCTCTTCCGGAATCTTATATGATTATCAGAGATGCTATTTATTATGAGCTTCGAGGAAAATATAAATTAAACGTTGAGTTGGGTCCGCCCCAAGGAAATAATCCTCACAGCATCGTTCTGACTCCTATGAAGCCTAGGTTTGAATCTACAGTTTCTAAGGTTATTGTCGTCATGAATCGTGATAAGGATCCGGTTTATAAAATGGAAATTACGAATGAGGGATGGTTTACACTAATCGTAATAATTCCTTTTTTTAATCGTCCTAAAAATTCCGACCAATTAGCGGAAGCTATTGCTGAAAACATATATAAATCTATTACGGAAAAACCTGCGAATTAATTGTTTTCACATCTTCCCACCTAACATAAATTTAATGTAATTTAGGTTGCAATTTTCCGCATTCAGGAGAGAATCCAAAACCTTTCCGATGCAATACAATACTTCTTTCTGGGACAATTGGACATTCGAAAGTCTATTCGACCTCTACTCTGAAGGTCTGGATTTTTCAAATTCCAAAGAATTAAAGATCAATAAAGAGACAAATTCTTATGATTGGACGGAAGTTTCCACTGCTTGCGTTCAGATAGAGAGTCTATTCCATCTGATCAATGAACTCGTTTTAAGAGAAAAAATCTTCTACGACCAAAAATTCTCCGAAGGTTGGAATTCCTTCGAGAGTTTGGATTCTCTGGATGGAAGTCTTTTAGTCTCCGTGGACATACCACCAAACGAACCGGAAGTAAAAGAATCTAGAAACGAGGCCTTAAAACTATTATGTGCTACCGACTTGATGAAAAAACATCAGGAAGAAAATCTGAAAGGTTATCGGGAAAATAAACAATCTCCACATGAGTATTTTAGCCAAGTGGTTTGGGGTGCAGCCGGTAATTTAGGAAGAAGCACATTTTTAGGAGCGCATTATGTGGCTCATCCGATCCGAGCTTCCCTCTTGGAGCAAGTTCCTTTGTTTAAACCAAGCACCGATATTAATTCGGAAGTTAAAGAATGGATAGACGAAGAAAGAGTGAAGGTATTCACGAGCCTGACTCCTGTAGGACGGATGAATAATTTCCAGCTTATTCTTCCTCCTTTGGTGACGGAGGTGATAGAATCTTCTTCTTCTCTTTCCGAGATCATACCTGCTACGATCGAGACCAGGGAAAAATACAAAAAGATTAGAGAATGGATCGGAGAATACCAAATTGCTTTGGAAAGTGAAAATCCGGCACAGATCTCTAAATTTAAGAAAACATTATACAGTGTAAGCCAGGATCTGGAAAAGATGAGAAAGCCGGGAGAATTGGGAGATACTAAGGTTGGAATGTCTTATATTAGTTTAAATCTTCCGACCCCGAAAATCCCGGATCTGCGAAAATTTTTCGGAATAAGAAGTGCACTTAATAAACTTCTACTCAGTCCGAAAGGAGAGAAGGCATTACTAAAACTATTAAAATGGTTTGATTGTGAAAAAGGAGAAGAGTTCGGAACGATCC is from Leptospira neocaledonica and encodes:
- the mreD gene encoding rod shape-determining protein MreD is translated as MILEYIVIGAGILISHFLNGTNLFEISGFKPDFMVIFVLFFALRRGTMAGIWIGFFGGLLSDSGLGGEIVGNVVTYKIGLHSLTFCIMGYIVGKFARPAYHENQISIMLYSLVVTLISRIASYFLFSLFFHENLNYSIISTSIFNGAIAPIFFWVLGKLYRLEQAEG
- the mrdA gene encoding penicillin-binding protein 2, translating into MLGGGGSSSATEFRLERSFRLRLYMFSGLVAFALIAFVIQLFNLQIVQGTDNSLKAEKFVRKSETIPAARGEMFDRNFLTPETSMALVSNYSSLDAVLNTSILKYDPVRVKNFLQEFARTLSIPMSYYEEDLLEPKFSKKIKTKKPFVLLEAISKAQQERISVFDNISKYVILVPSPRRIYKMGPALAHVTGYIGKPSKTDLLTREIKSYQWLGKDGLELQYDSRLRGTDGFRIQKRSSEGNIEEERVVEHSTPGNNLVLTIDKDIQLAAYKALKGARGTAIAMRPSTGEILAMASNPSYDPNVLSGKSRSERTAHYKRVDANGGFLNLAIQSKFPPASTYKTLVALAALESGHKVDYTPETSYQCNGSYTLKSTFAGVPDQVFYCWEKGGHGTNDLAHALQKSCSVYFYNLGYKLGSDPILTYSRLFLLDQKSKVDLPGEIAGQVPSPAWKKRIYGTRWFDGDTINLSIGQGFMSVTPLSMTLFYAGLLNRGQIYQPYIVNEIRDPLDNSIINRTDPQRLSDIPIQSSTVEAIKTGLRLVVKNGTAAFVLNKPGLPDIAGKTGTAQTRRRGSSGSNHAWFIGYAPANAPVSEQVLVAVFVEYGVGGAAGAAPVAREMFRAAFPPGSFKRTAEIPETAPVAPENIQ
- the rodA gene encoding rod shape-determining protein RodA, with translation MMSDRSIDRIDYFLVGSVIIVVICSVLTLYSQEYNFDDPSIGLMGHKWFKQFLFFLGGLVIMWFVSRINYQLIGAYALFVYGFAILLLGLTLIKWIGYLPSSRGARSWIKIGPFLLQASEFAKLATVILLGQYLVLKEKEMKKLVVLVIPFGIVLLPMALILLQPDFGTAVSFLPILFTMLFLGGADYFHIGSFITFGGISLVLPMYVEYSKLTLLNDILAFLQRTGKTDLLSVVNRLGGKTWQVLDGKEVAGANLTPKTIAALREVFDQVIDLEASFVFKILSNQGLLIGVGATLIIFSIIMILLRIARGSKTLRSYYIPLGILGISLISAVVVMKTVPFRENQVIRLTAFLNPDEFKQDAGYQLRASKPAVGSGKLVGKGFLNAEMTEGKIPHVPESSTDFIFASWAEQTGFIGSVFLLFFLFSIPLRGLQISYESKDRFGSLLASGIVAMLFYHMAINIGIVLGLLPVTGIPLSFMSYGGSHLLMSMAAVGIILSIKMRKHAN